A genome region from Sphingobacteriaceae bacterium GW460-11-11-14-LB5 includes the following:
- a CDS encoding glycosidase, translating into MRLYIERKPVKVNPDTKRVIARFFFNGEERALEVIRKVLEFSDEKVFSLISPILQEYSKRHRNITKILTRHCKKLKKQFIALGTEIEDIDEYTKLLIGAYFTHEYSIESAAFFNPSIVDDPDQTDLVEGEKRVIISFRAVGEGHISSIVFRRALIDKNNNIQVLPVGNYVDEAEVVKNAIYVKKLFLKKAAYAQIDPSVLEEIESKLDDKFEYTSLSNIIKDSKSLHKENPARLIEYDKVLWLSDTYHTISFSKDTDISDRVIFPISEFERKGIEDARFVKFIKDDGKVLYYATYTAFDGSLIIPKLVQTEDFYEFKVIPLYGDGAQNKNLALFPRKIKGKYVMMSRIDGWNNYLMFSDKVNVWENPILLKQPRYDWELVQIGNCGSPIETDKGWIVITHGVGPMRRYCIGVSLLDLENPSIEIGHLKEPLIIPNNDEREGYVPNVVYSCGSIISNGELIIPYGLSDYSSSFATVNLELLLAKLLENN; encoded by the coding sequence ATGAGATTATACATAGAACGTAAACCTGTTAAGGTTAACCCGGATACTAAAAGAGTTATTGCACGTTTTTTTTTTAACGGAGAGGAGAGAGCATTAGAAGTCATCAGGAAGGTTTTAGAGTTTTCAGATGAAAAAGTGTTTTCACTGATATCGCCCATCTTACAGGAATATTCGAAAAGGCATCGCAACATCACTAAAATTTTAACCCGTCACTGCAAAAAATTAAAAAAGCAGTTTATTGCCCTGGGTACTGAAATAGAAGATATTGATGAATACACCAAATTGCTAATTGGTGCCTATTTTACCCACGAATATTCTATTGAATCTGCCGCTTTTTTCAATCCGAGTATTGTAGACGACCCTGATCAGACCGATCTGGTTGAAGGGGAAAAACGGGTAATCATCAGTTTTAGGGCTGTTGGAGAAGGCCACATTTCTTCTATTGTTTTCCGTCGTGCTTTAATTGATAAAAATAACAATATTCAGGTTTTACCTGTTGGAAATTACGTTGATGAAGCTGAAGTGGTAAAAAATGCCATTTACGTGAAGAAACTATTCCTGAAAAAAGCAGCCTATGCGCAGATTGATCCTTCTGTATTGGAAGAAATTGAATCGAAACTGGATGATAAATTTGAATATACCAGCCTGAGTAATATCATTAAAGATTCTAAAAGTCTGCACAAAGAAAATCCCGCACGTTTAATTGAATACGATAAAGTGCTCTGGCTGTCAGACACTTACCATACCATTTCATTTTCTAAAGATACAGATATCTCTGACCGTGTAATTTTTCCGATTTCAGAATTTGAGCGTAAAGGGATTGAAGATGCACGTTTTGTTAAGTTTATTAAAGATGATGGCAAAGTATTATACTATGCAACCTATACCGCATTTGATGGTTCTTTGATTATTCCCAAACTGGTGCAAACCGAGGATTTCTACGAGTTTAAAGTGATTCCGCTATATGGTGATGGTGCTCAGAATAAAAACCTGGCCCTATTTCCGCGAAAAATTAAAGGGAAATATGTGATGATGAGCCGGATAGACGGCTGGAACAATTACCTGATGTTTTCTGATAAAGTGAATGTTTGGGAAAATCCAATCCTTTTAAAGCAACCGCGATATGATTGGGAATTGGTGCAGATTGGCAATTGCGGATCTCCGATTGAAACAGATAAAGGATGGATAGTAATTACACACGGTGTTGGCCCCATGCGCAGGTACTGTATTGGTGTAAGTTTATTGGATCTTGAAAACCCGAGCATAGAAATTGGCCATTTAAAAGAACCATTAATTATTCCGAATAATGATGAACGCGAAGGTTATGTACCCAATGTGGTATATTCCTGCGGTTCGATTATCAGCAATGGTGAATTGATTATTCCCTATGGCTTATCTGATTACAGTTCTTCGTTTGCGACGGTAAACCTCGAATTGTTACTGGCTAAATTACTGGAGAATAATTAA
- a CDS encoding glycosyl transferase, whose product MKIAYISTYPPRECGLATFNQNLVNALSLNPAYHSEKSFVVALNESDDVNEHDYPSEVKFVIRQQNQQDYIEAADFINNSDVDTCIIEHEFGIYGGNSGVFLLSLINRLKKPFITILHTVLKEPNFMQQTIIKEIAVKSSKIVVMSKKAVLFLTSIYQIPKASIKLIEHGVPDLEPIPNNEIAQSELFANRKVLFTFGLISRNKGLETVIKALPEIVAQHPDVLYVILGNTHPGVVKHNGEEYRDSLKALAKDLGVENNIAFVNKFVSEEELHQYLTACYLYITPYLNEAQITSGTLSYAIGAGAAVVSTPYWHAQELLADNRGKLFDFKNDVQLAKIVNELLSDQDKYQKLKQNAYEYGLNLRWPAIGSVYLNALNEALADGKRPERVTPPIIDVEGMPALNLNHISLLTDDTGIIQHARFGIPNLKEGYCIDDNARALIMALMAIEQDKNPKALKFMPVYLSFIQYMQTDDGNFRNFLSFNRNYLDEVGSEDSFGRTIWSLGYLVCSAPNNSYREFGRELFSHSIPHFKELKYLRGKANTIIGLSYYLCAHPGDELITKEINMLANSLMASYKDNKDGDWHWFEDILTYDNAILPLALLHHYEVTGNATSYKIAMESIAFLNSFSFENGYLNPVGNAGWMKKHGKNPIYDQQAIETMAMVLLYAKTFEVTKDDKYLNLMHISYEWFLGKNSLHIPLYDFETHGCADGLQFNSVNRNQGAESTLAYFISHLAILKAAEAEYETLSSPLVEADKCS is encoded by the coding sequence ATGAAAATAGCCTATATTTCAACCTATCCTCCTCGCGAATGCGGTTTAGCTACTTTTAATCAGAACTTAGTGAATGCCCTAAGTTTAAATCCTGCTTATCATTCAGAGAAAAGCTTTGTTGTTGCATTAAATGAATCAGATGATGTTAATGAACACGATTACCCGAGCGAAGTAAAATTTGTGATACGCCAGCAAAATCAACAGGACTATATCGAAGCTGCTGATTTTATCAATAACAGCGATGTAGATACTTGTATCATTGAGCATGAGTTTGGTATATATGGTGGTAACAGTGGGGTGTTTTTATTATCCTTAATCAACCGACTAAAAAAGCCATTCATTACCATTTTGCATACGGTTTTAAAAGAGCCGAATTTTATGCAGCAAACCATTATTAAGGAGATTGCCGTTAAATCTTCTAAAATAGTGGTCATGAGTAAAAAGGCAGTCTTGTTTTTGACCAGTATTTATCAAATCCCTAAGGCTTCAATCAAATTAATAGAACATGGTGTTCCGGATCTGGAACCTATACCAAATAACGAAATTGCGCAAAGTGAGCTTTTTGCCAATAGAAAGGTACTGTTTACTTTTGGTTTAATTAGCCGGAATAAAGGTTTAGAAACGGTGATTAAAGCTTTACCCGAAATCGTAGCGCAACATCCTGATGTTTTATATGTGATTTTGGGGAATACCCATCCTGGCGTGGTGAAACACAATGGTGAAGAATATCGCGATAGTTTGAAAGCATTGGCAAAAGATTTAGGCGTCGAGAATAATATTGCTTTCGTTAATAAATTTGTTTCCGAAGAAGAATTACATCAATATTTAACGGCCTGTTATTTATACATCACACCATATTTAAATGAAGCCCAGATAACCAGTGGTACTTTATCATACGCTATTGGTGCAGGTGCTGCAGTGGTTTCTACGCCATACTGGCACGCTCAGGAGTTATTAGCAGATAACAGAGGCAAATTATTCGATTTTAAAAATGATGTACAGCTGGCAAAGATTGTTAATGAACTATTAAGCGATCAAGATAAATATCAAAAACTGAAGCAAAATGCATACGAATATGGCTTAAACCTTCGCTGGCCAGCCATTGGAAGTGTTTACCTTAACGCATTAAATGAGGCTCTGGCTGATGGAAAAAGACCTGAAAGAGTTACGCCTCCTATCATTGATGTAGAAGGGATGCCAGCGCTTAACTTAAATCATATTTCGTTATTAACAGATGATACCGGAATTATACAGCATGCCCGTTTTGGCATTCCAAATTTAAAAGAAGGCTATTGCATCGATGATAATGCAAGGGCATTAATTATGGCATTAATGGCCATAGAGCAGGATAAAAACCCTAAAGCTTTAAAATTCATGCCTGTTTACCTCAGTTTCATTCAATATATGCAAACGGATGACGGAAATTTCAGGAATTTCCTGAGTTTTAACCGCAATTATCTGGATGAGGTAGGCTCTGAAGATTCTTTTGGCCGTACCATTTGGTCATTGGGTTATTTAGTTTGCAGTGCACCTAATAATTCTTACCGTGAATTCGGCAGGGAATTATTTTCACATTCGATTCCCCATTTTAAAGAATTAAAATATCTCCGTGGAAAAGCAAATACCATTATTGGGCTGTCTTATTACCTGTGTGCCCATCCTGGTGATGAGTTAATCACAAAAGAAATCAATATGCTGGCCAATTCATTAATGGCATCGTATAAAGATAATAAAGATGGCGACTGGCATTGGTTTGAAGATATTCTGACCTACGATAACGCAATCCTTCCTTTGGCTCTGCTTCATCATTACGAAGTTACCGGCAATGCGACATCCTATAAAATTGCAATGGAAAGTATTGCGTTTTTGAATAGCTTTTCTTTCGAAAATGGATACCTAAATCCTGTTGGAAATGCGGGATGGATGAAAAAACATGGTAAAAATCCGATATATGACCAGCAGGCTATAGAAACAATGGCCATGGTGTTACTTTATGCCAAAACTTTCGAGGTGACCAAAGATGATAAATACTTAAATTTAATGCATATCAGTTATGAGTGGTTTTTAGGGAAAAACAGTCTGCATATTCCCTTATACGATTTTGAAACCCATGGTTGTGCAGATGGATTACAGTTCAACAGTGTGAATAGAAACCAGGGGGCTGAAAGTACCTTAGCTTATTTCATCTCTCATTTGGCCATATTAAAGGCTGCAGAAGCAGAATACGAAACCTTGTCTTCTCCTTTAGTGGAGGCAGATAAGTGTAGCTAG
- a CDS encoding Ku protein produces the protein MRSIWKGSIGFGLVNIPVKLFSGVQNSNLDLDMLDERDHAKIKFLRVNENTHKEVPYEKIVKGYFLKDSYVVLDKHDFEEAAPEKTKIIELENFVDIKDINPIYYETSYYTEPEKQGKKAYGLLLKALEKSGKAGVARFVLRNTENLCVIHPMEHVIVITKIRFQEEIRSLSEINKVDDITITKKEMDVGLALIKQYSSKFDLSAFKDDYSTELLKIIKAKSKGKRATVKKMKPQKASSDDLYEQLMQSLGSKKGA, from the coding sequence ATGAGATCAATATGGAAAGGTTCGATTGGATTTGGTTTGGTAAATATCCCGGTGAAGTTATTCTCGGGCGTCCAGAATAGTAACCTTGATTTAGATATGCTCGACGAACGTGATCATGCGAAGATTAAATTTCTAAGGGTAAATGAAAATACACATAAGGAAGTACCTTACGAGAAGATTGTTAAAGGCTATTTTTTAAAAGACAGTTATGTTGTTTTAGACAAACACGATTTTGAAGAGGCCGCTCCTGAAAAAACTAAAATTATTGAGTTAGAGAATTTTGTTGATATAAAAGATATTAATCCTATTTATTACGAAACTTCTTATTATACCGAACCCGAAAAGCAGGGCAAAAAAGCGTATGGATTATTGCTAAAGGCTTTAGAAAAATCGGGCAAGGCCGGTGTGGCCAGGTTTGTATTAAGAAATACAGAAAATTTATGTGTAATCCACCCGATGGAACATGTGATTGTAATTACTAAAATCAGGTTCCAGGAGGAAATCAGAAGCTTATCAGAAATTAATAAGGTGGATGATATTACCATCACCAAAAAGGAAATGGATGTGGGTTTAGCATTGATTAAACAATACAGCTCCAAATTCGACTTGAGCGCTTTTAAAGATGATTACAGTACTGAATTATTGAAGATAATCAAAGCGAAATCTAAAGGAAAACGCGCCACAGTGAAAAAGATGAAACCACAAAAAGCTTCAAGCGACGATTTATATGAGCAATTGATGCAGAGTTTGGGCTCGAAGAAAGGGGCGTAG
- a CDS encoding lipase, with amino-acid sequence MKTNSIKFSTLIFGVAVSLSACTGGTKTTTTTDSTITDSTLTAGLKPAGPAPEWGKTIKPEMQAVMEKLSSYGDKPLETLNATDARKNHTPTDAVMDLVKQNNIPIPVAQVDTIGKDIDASGGKIHLRIYTPKAGNGPYPLIVYYHGGGFVIANLDVYNASAQALAEQVGAVVVSVAYRLAPENKFPTAHNDAFTAYEWAIKNAVELKADPAKIAVVGESAGGNLAANVSIMARDKHIMLPVHEVLVYPIAQADMNTESYKMYEKAKPLNKAMMGWFTNQYLNTMIEAQDPKISLVNANLKGLPPTTIITAEIDPLNDDGIMLADKLKAAGVRVDLKNYEGVTHEFFGMAIVIPEAKAAQAYAADQLKAAFK; translated from the coding sequence ATGAAAACCAACTCAATAAAGTTTAGTACACTCATTTTCGGGGTGGCAGTTTCGCTCTCTGCTTGTACGGGAGGAACAAAAACGACGACAACAACTGATTCGACCATAACCGATTCAACATTAACAGCAGGGTTAAAACCTGCCGGACCAGCTCCCGAATGGGGAAAAACAATAAAGCCGGAAATGCAGGCGGTAATGGAAAAATTAAGTAGTTATGGAGATAAACCTTTAGAAACTTTAAATGCGACTGATGCGCGTAAAAATCATACACCAACGGATGCGGTAATGGATTTGGTAAAACAAAACAATATTCCCATACCAGTTGCTCAGGTCGATACCATAGGTAAAGATATTGATGCAAGCGGAGGCAAAATTCATTTGCGTATTTATACGCCAAAAGCAGGAAATGGTCCCTATCCGCTCATTGTTTATTACCATGGTGGTGGTTTTGTTATAGCCAATTTAGATGTTTATAACGCATCGGCACAGGCTTTGGCCGAGCAGGTTGGTGCTGTTGTGGTTTCTGTAGCTTATCGTTTAGCACCCGAAAATAAGTTCCCTACGGCGCATAATGATGCTTTTACTGCTTACGAATGGGCGATTAAAAATGCGGTAGAATTAAAAGCCGATCCAGCGAAGATTGCAGTGGTTGGCGAAAGTGCAGGCGGAAATTTAGCGGCAAATGTATCTATAATGGCTAGAGACAAACACATCATGCTTCCTGTGCACGAGGTTTTGGTTTATCCTATTGCGCAGGCAGACATGAATACAGAATCTTACAAAATGTATGAAAAAGCAAAACCGCTAAACAAAGCGATGATGGGATGGTTTACTAATCAGTACCTGAACACCATGATTGAAGCACAGGATCCTAAAATATCATTGGTTAATGCCAATTTAAAAGGACTTCCACCTACGACGATTATTACCGCAGAAATAGACCCTTTAAACGATGATGGTATCATGCTGGCTGATAAACTTAAGGCTGCCGGGGTAAGGGTCGATCTTAAAAACTATGAGGGCGTAACACACGAATTTTTTGGTATGGCTATCGTTATTCCGGAAGCAAAAGCGGCACAGGCTTATGCAGCAGATCAATTGAAAGCTGCTTTTAAATAG
- a CDS encoding STAS/SEC14 domain-containing protein codes for MLTEITGLPDHIFGVRATGEVTSEDVKSVLLTGLKRTAERFKEIRYLLVLETDVKNFTAGAWVQDVKAGLQNFTKWKKIAVVSAEKGVEWFTDVFTVATPGKSKGFKPEEIEEAKAWLNAED; via the coding sequence ATGCTAACAGAAATAACAGGATTACCGGATCATATTTTTGGGGTAAGGGCTACAGGAGAGGTGACTAGCGAAGATGTAAAGAGCGTTTTGTTAACCGGTTTAAAAAGAACCGCCGAACGATTTAAAGAAATCAGGTATCTGCTTGTTTTAGAAACTGATGTGAAAAACTTTACAGCAGGCGCATGGGTACAGGATGTTAAAGCCGGTTTACAAAATTTTACCAAATGGAAAAAAATTGCCGTAGTAAGTGCCGAAAAAGGAGTGGAGTGGTTTACTGATGTTTTTACAGTAGCTACACCCGGTAAATCTAAAGGCTTTAAACCAGAAGAAATAGAAGAAGCCAAAGCCTGGTTAAATGCCGAAGACTAA
- a CDS encoding Ion channel protein, with product MKIDASNIDHFYDKAYDWIIDKGPSVILGIALLILGLWLIKLLGKWMQGGMHRKDVNPSLRPFLTSLMLITLRILLVLTVMQIIGIQLTFLTVLIGGIGVAAGLALSGTLQNFASGVLILLLKPFVVGDNIIAQNQEGTVTSIQIFYTIVKTFDNRTVVIPNGKLSNEVIINISREGSRRLDFEMKFSYGIDYEKIVTVFNKTVDEFKDCLKTPERRIGVSALEDSGFKVSLNVWVKAHGFTDTKLSFLEVLMKNLKLGGIKLPGMAD from the coding sequence ATGAAGATTGATGCCAGTAATATTGACCATTTTTATGATAAAGCCTACGATTGGATAATTGATAAAGGACCGTCTGTAATTTTAGGCATAGCGCTGCTTATTTTAGGACTATGGCTAATTAAGTTATTAGGAAAGTGGATGCAGGGAGGTATGCACCGCAAAGATGTAAATCCATCACTGCGGCCATTTCTAACCAGTTTAATGCTGATAACCTTAAGAATTTTGTTGGTGCTTACCGTGATGCAGATTATTGGCATTCAACTTACTTTTTTAACCGTATTAATTGGTGGTATTGGGGTTGCTGCAGGCTTAGCTTTATCAGGGACACTGCAAAATTTTGCCAGTGGTGTATTGATTTTACTGCTGAAACCTTTTGTGGTAGGCGATAATATTATTGCCCAAAATCAGGAGGGAACCGTAACATCGATCCAGATATTTTATACCATTGTTAAAACTTTCGATAATCGAACGGTAGTTATTCCAAATGGCAAATTATCAAACGAAGTAATTATCAATATCAGCAGAGAAGGCAGCAGGAGATTAGATTTTGAAATGAAATTTAGTTATGGCATCGATTATGAAAAGATTGTAACGGTTTTCAATAAAACGGTCGATGAATTTAAAGATTGCCTCAAAACACCGGAAAGGAGAATTGGAGTGTCTGCTTTAGAGGATAGTGGATTTAAAGTAAGCTTAAATGTTTGGGTTAAAGCACATGGTTTTACCGATACTAAACTTTCTTTTTTAGAAGTACTGATGAAAAACCTAAAACTTGGAGGAATAAAATTACCTGGTATGGCCGATTAA
- a CDS encoding response regulator, producing MAKKNILVIEDNHAILDVITLILESEAFNVDGLNKGADFINHVHQFNPDVIIMDIMLPDADGRVLLKELKDTATTQHIPVLMISARYNANNYTLDGIEADDFMSKPFNIDELMDKIYALLRK from the coding sequence TTGGCAAAGAAAAATATTTTGGTTATTGAAGATAACCACGCAATCTTAGATGTTATAACCCTTATTTTAGAAAGCGAAGCTTTTAATGTGGATGGATTAAACAAAGGTGCTGATTTTATTAACCATGTTCATCAATTCAATCCGGATGTGATTATCATGGATATTATGCTCCCTGACGCTGATGGAAGGGTACTTTTAAAAGAACTTAAAGATACCGCGACGACACAGCATATTCCCGTTTTAATGATTTCTGCCCGTTATAATGCAAACAATTATACATTAGACGGAATAGAAGCAGATGATTTTATGTCTAAGCCTTTTAACATCGACGAACTAATGGATAAGATTTATGCATTGCTGAGAAAATAG
- a CDS encoding histidine kinase, with product MTKFSVDLTNCDKEPIHIPGKIQSHGFLVAVDKNSLSITYISENAGVFLAAQATSLLNKPLPVLNHFIKQQDPAFNIEDLLKLGIIRKSFDAISPHPVEINGLPFYLIISSSKSDWLIEFEPVTLQFDIQSSIGRSASSMLQGKNVSALLKGAALEVKKLINYDRIMIYKFLDDGHGEVVAEEKEADLEPFFGLHYPASDIPKQARELYKLNLTRLIANVNVPDSPILTFKENEALDLTNGSLRAVSPIHIQYLKNMGVHSSFSISLISHGELWGLIACHNYSPKFIDYKAREGAKLIGQILSSALEYRQEEEDAEVIEQFKSTANVLVEHLNRDKYLVEAITGHKRTILDATKASGVAIIFENELKTIGNVPSEEEILELSEWLKTTNDESIYYTHRLSEIHSPAKKYKSIASGILSCILNKELGEMIIWFKPEIITTVNWAGNPEKPVVPSENGLLNLSPRKSFEIWSQVVNNTSEKWMAEEIASVLRIREIIIADINKKANEIRLLNEKLQAAYEELDTFSYTISHDLRTPLTSIKTYAELMLKNKSIDENGRKMLSRILTGADKMNFLIKEILNLARVGRSEINFETVEVESLLKEIKSEVWSAFKADHTELVLGQLPNIKGDKTMISQVFTNLIGNAVKYSAMVDKPKIEVSAYIDGGEIIYAVKDNGIGIDNRYYDRVFELFKRMDNVKDIEGTGVGLAIVKRVVEKHSGRVWFESKLNVGSTFFVAFKNR from the coding sequence ATGACTAAATTTTCTGTAGACTTAACCAATTGCGATAAAGAGCCCATTCATATTCCTGGTAAGATTCAATCTCATGGCTTTCTGGTAGCAGTTGATAAGAATAGCCTATCCATTACCTACATTAGTGAAAATGCAGGAGTTTTTTTGGCAGCGCAAGCCACAAGCTTATTAAACAAACCACTTCCGGTTTTAAATCATTTTATTAAACAACAAGATCCGGCTTTTAATATCGAAGACCTGCTTAAACTGGGTATTATCCGGAAAAGCTTTGATGCCATTAGCCCACATCCTGTTGAAATTAACGGCCTTCCTTTTTATTTGATTATTTCTTCATCAAAAAGCGACTGGTTAATAGAATTTGAACCCGTAACCTTACAATTCGATATTCAAAGTTCCATTGGTCGTTCTGCGTCATCTATGCTTCAGGGGAAAAATGTTTCAGCATTATTAAAAGGTGCTGCCCTGGAAGTAAAAAAGCTAATCAATTACGACCGGATTATGATCTATAAATTTTTAGATGATGGTCATGGCGAAGTGGTAGCAGAAGAGAAGGAAGCCGATTTAGAACCATTTTTTGGATTACATTACCCGGCATCGGATATTCCTAAACAGGCGAGAGAACTTTATAAATTAAATTTAACCAGGCTAATTGCCAATGTAAATGTGCCAGATTCGCCAATTCTTACTTTTAAAGAAAACGAGGCACTCGATTTAACTAATGGCAGTTTACGAGCGGTATCACCCATACATATTCAATACCTGAAAAATATGGGTGTGCATTCGAGTTTCAGCATATCCCTCATCTCTCATGGCGAATTATGGGGTTTAATTGCCTGCCATAACTATAGCCCTAAATTTATAGATTATAAAGCCAGAGAAGGCGCTAAGTTAATCGGGCAGATTCTTTCTTCAGCATTAGAATATCGCCAGGAAGAAGAAGATGCAGAGGTTATTGAACAATTTAAAAGCACGGCTAATGTTCTGGTCGAACATTTAAACCGTGATAAGTATTTAGTTGAGGCCATAACCGGCCACAAAAGAACCATTTTAGATGCAACCAAAGCTTCGGGTGTGGCCATCATTTTCGAAAATGAACTTAAAACCATTGGAAATGTGCCATCAGAAGAAGAAATACTGGAACTTTCCGAATGGTTGAAAACCACCAATGATGAATCGATATATTATACGCATCGATTATCTGAAATCCATTCTCCGGCTAAAAAATACAAGTCAATTGCCTCTGGAATTCTTTCCTGTATATTAAATAAAGAACTGGGCGAAATGATTATCTGGTTTAAACCCGAAATCATTACTACTGTAAATTGGGCCGGAAACCCCGAAAAACCGGTAGTTCCTTCTGAAAATGGCTTGCTAAACCTATCTCCTCGGAAATCATTCGAAATCTGGTCGCAGGTAGTTAATAACACTTCAGAAAAGTGGATGGCTGAAGAAATCGCCTCAGTTTTAAGAATACGTGAAATTATTATTGCCGATATTAATAAAAAGGCTAATGAAATCAGACTGCTTAACGAAAAACTGCAGGCTGCTTATGAAGAACTGGATACGTTTAGCTATACCATTTCGCACGATTTAAGGACTCCGTTAACCTCGATCAAAACTTATGCAGAGCTTATGCTTAAGAATAAGAGTATTGATGAAAATGGCCGAAAAATGCTAAGCAGGATTTTAACAGGCGCGGATAAAATGAATTTCTTAATAAAAGAGATCCTAAATTTAGCAAGAGTGGGGCGTTCTGAAATAAATTTTGAAACAGTTGAGGTAGAATCTTTGTTAAAAGAAATAAAGAGCGAAGTGTGGTCGGCCTTTAAAGCAGATCATACCGAGTTGGTTTTAGGTCAACTACCTAATATAAAAGGAGATAAAACCATGATCAGTCAGGTTTTTACCAACCTGATTGGTAATGCAGTAAAATACTCGGCCATGGTAGATAAACCTAAAATTGAGGTTTCTGCGTATATAGATGGAGGAGAAATTATCTACGCAGTTAAAGATAATGGGATAGGAATTGACAACCGTTATTACGACCGGGTTTTTGAACTTTTTAAACGGATGGATAATGTTAAGGATATAGAAGGCACAGGAGTGGGCTTAGCAATTGTAAAAAGGGTTGTAGAAAAACACAGTGGCAGGGTTTGGTTTGAAAGTAAGTTAAATGTAGGATCAACTTTTTTTGTAGCTTTTAAAAACAGATAA
- a CDS encoding response regulator produces the protein MKTPDIFYVEDDVDYAFFMQSALQEVKDTLNLTIVEDGTEALQKLQKFAESKTKPKLILLDLNLPGLSGLDLLKFIRDIPYLKTIPVILFSTSDNPDDVKASIEFGANAYLTKPDGYENLVKCVHSVHDFWFNQHLRLN, from the coding sequence ATGAAAACACCAGATATATTTTATGTAGAGGATGATGTAGACTATGCATTTTTTATGCAAAGTGCATTACAAGAGGTTAAGGATACCTTGAATTTAACTATAGTTGAAGATGGGACAGAAGCATTACAAAAACTTCAGAAGTTTGCTGAAAGTAAAACCAAGCCTAAATTAATTCTGCTTGATTTGAATTTGCCGGGCTTGTCTGGGCTCGACCTGTTAAAATTCATCAGGGATATTCCTTATCTGAAAACGATACCAGTAATCTTGTTTTCTACATCTGATAATCCTGACGATGTTAAGGCATCAATAGAATTTGGCGCCAATGCTTACCTAACCAAACCTGATGGTTATGAAAACCTGGTTAAATGCGTACATTCTGTACACGATTTCTGGTTTAACCAACACCTAAGGTTAAATTAA
- a CDS encoding histone H1 — protein MEKFSKVKAAVAAIEADVEKFYNAGNAAAGTRVRKAMQDLKVLAQEIRAEVTDKKNSGK, from the coding sequence ATGGAAAAATTCTCAAAAGTTAAAGCTGCTGTTGCTGCTATTGAAGCAGATGTAGAAAAATTTTATAATGCTGGCAATGCAGCTGCTGGTACTCGTGTGCGTAAAGCAATGCAAGATCTTAAAGTTTTAGCACAAGAAATCCGTGCAGAAGTAACTGACAAGAAAAACTCTGGAAAATAA